TGTCTGTATACTGAAATTGAGTTTAAAGCGACGCATTTGAAGAAGCCTGAATGTGGCATCTCAGAagaaattttcatttattttagacTATGTCACCAAAAGAGAAGACTAAATTTGAAGACCTGGCCAAACAAGACAAGGCCCGGTATGACCAGGAAATGATGCATTACAATCCAGGAAAGAAGGGTAAGAAGCAGAAGAAAGACCCCAATGCTCCAAGGCGGCCACCGTATGTATCCTCACCTTCAGCCTTTTAGAGTTGGCAAATAAACCAACTTATTATGGTTCTTCTGAATGAAATCatgttcaacttaaaaaaaaaaaaaaaaaaaaaaaaatgtaaatgtttttttgtttttttttaagtttgtctTTGCCTTTCCAGGTCTGGCTTTTTCCTGTTCTGTGGTGAACACAGGTCCAGTATCAAAGTCCAGAACCCCAGCCTGGGCATTGGTGATGTAGCCAAGAGGCTGGGTGAGATGTGGAGCAATCTGTCCGATTCAGAGAAGCAGCCCTTCCTGTCCAAGGCCAACAAACTCAAGGACAAGTATCGGAAGGtgaagaatggaaaaaagatTCTATTAAAAGGAAATTTACTCTTCTAGGGATGCCatacatagctgcattacatacttcatattccagtcacaatttactgtccacatatgggaaATTTAAGCGAATATAGATATACCATGACATGTTTTTCTGTCTCATATTCTGTTCTTGTTGTATTTGAGCACCTAAAACGAATGGACCGGCCACATTCAGAGCAGCGTGTTAAGATGAACCGTTTTAAAGTGCTCTGATAGGCGTACTGTCTACGGAGGTTTGCActaaactcccacgaaaatacaagtgaggatttttatagtttcactttaattttatttgtgcaatggcaaatgttcttgtcatttacattgtgtgtatgagccaTGCAGGAGAGACGcttgcttgctccattactctcgagatgataaagaaacatattttcaaatgcatatagaatttgaaaagttttccttcatgcgaaataagggcttgtaggttttatcggagagccttaagataacgtgagagagtgaagaatttaggatagaaatacagtatacatgattactattgcataatgtaatataattggtGGTGTTGTCCGGGTTTCATAAATGATATAACATATAAAGtattactttttatgtaattctataCCTGTGCAATAATTAAGGAAAAATTCAATTTTCTTTAAAGCCTTAAgtaatcatatagccccattttattatgatttcaagttaaatatcaataCATTTCTAAAGGTGTAGGCCTATCTGTCATAAGCACAAGTACACCTTAAGAAGTaggacaatttgtatgacaattactTATCATAATAAacccaaatttcataattgtgacagccctagctgcaatggagtctgagttcttaaggagctgtggtgtgaacaacaaggggtctgagaccacattaatgtgaagaggaccaaaaaagaagCTGGGTCCTcttaagtccacttacattgtgaacaccaaaagcactgaggtcatttgcggcCGATTCCCTTTCTAGTTCACTTTAAccgaactgggtttggttcacttaaaacgTACTATATGTGAGACCACCCTAAGCGGACCAAAAAGTAAACTGTGAAAAAGACCCAGTTCTCTCTGCGTTCACACTGTCAGTGGCCTTGAAAGTGGGTTCGGATCCCTTTTTGGTCCACTTGACCCCTTAAAtgttttgcattcacactgttgtttttgtggaacccagaccactttttaaaataaatggaatGATTACTATTATAAATACGGTTATAATTAAATTAAGAGTACAGTTAGCGCTACACATTAACTTGTGAGattattaaatgtgttaaatacGCTTAAAATGAATAATCAGCATGAGTACAGGTGTCtgttcaataaaacatattttattgatcTTCTGCATCAGAAAAATAACTGTATTACAGTGTAAATatacaacattttgtttttatacatTAAGAGGGAAAATCAATGCATTAAATGGAGTGCATaggatatttatataaataatactgtatttagAGGCAACATTCAAGAAATTGGATCATGGTTGATTAGTCATATTACCAACATAAAAATACGAACGATCATGGTTTTATAAATTGACCGCCTCGGGTTACTGAGATCGTTTGGAGTGTTCACATATGTGCCAAAAATCCCGCAAACCATACTCGGACCCCTGAAACGGAAAACGTGAAAACGCCCTTAAACTTGTATTTACTGAATTCTGAATAGCTCTTGTTAGACTCGCATGAACTTGGTAAGAgttctaaaaaaataattgttcttAACTTGCATTAACTGAGTAATTAAGCTTGCCCTTTATAGCTGAAGCAGTCTCCGCTTTAACAAACATCATATACCTTGACTGTGTTGAGCTTTAAGAAGAGTAGTTCAATTAGTTGTCAAAAGTATTGATGGACTGATATATCGGCCAGACTAATTAATTTGGCTGAAATTTGGCCATTTTGCAAGCATCAGCCAAAGACTGTTCGCTTGGATGATAAACAAGTGTTTAAACTTTCCCTTGTCAATTCCAAAATCTACAAAAAGGTTTGACAATGGACAGTACACAGATACATATCTGTATCGGCCATTGGAAAAACCCACATCAGTCGACCAGTTTAAACGGTACTTCCACCTCGTGGagcagtgcaaagcttacaaattgCAACTCCACTGTCATTGTCACCCAATTCAAAATAATTCCACACGAgacattttcttttcatgtttatAACCACTCCTTTTTGACAGGAAACAATTGACCCAGGTTATCGGCTGTTTTAAACAGTTGGTTGATGTTCAGTGGTGAAGATGATTGCTTTATCGGCCAATACATGGGTGCATCTCTACTTCCGTGCAATACAAAAGTATGTTAGGCATGATTAATGTGTCTTCCgtctccacttttttttttttttttttttttttttttttcccccatccaATGCAAGTTAAAGATGACTTTAGGCTGTCAGTCATTTTAAAGGTGTGCcagaatggtggaaaaaaaaaaatcgactaGTCATCCATCAACTGACTAAACTCATTTCTCACAACATTGAGAGACTGAACTTCTCGAGCATTTTTGCGTGTTGATGGCTATGGTTAGCAGTGTTTAATCTCCTCTGGAGATTAAATGGGTTTGAATGGGTCATataggtttgtaatgacatgagggcgaAACCTTTAATGATAGGGAAGGGGCTACCACCTCGTTTAATTCTGTACGACCACAAGTAATGGAGAAGATGCACTTTCAAAAGGTTGCCTTTGTCTCTGATATTCTGGTTGCTGATCTTAACAAGGGTCCCCCAACACATTCTGAAGTTCTCATGTTGACTTTCCTTTCTCAGGACTTGGCAGACTATAGAGGAAAGGGCAAAGGAAGTGGAGGAGCATCATCTGCCAAATCCAAGCccaaggatgatgatgatgatgaggaggaggaagatgaggaagaagaggaagaggatgatgatgaggatgactAAAAAACGTTGTCTCCTAATTGAGCAGTAAAAGTTGTTTTTGTTCGCTGCCAATTAGTTTGAGTTGAGTCTGGGTCTAACAGGTCTTGTTGTCTAGGCTGCTTTACACTGATCACCAGTAGAAACGCCCAATGCAATGCATGCAAGCTCTGACTTTAGACAACCAAACTTTCGTCATGCTGGGTTTGCTGGTGGTCCTGTTAAAGCTTGCTATTAAACTGTATTGGCAAAATATTTCCTTACCGTTCAACATTAAATATAATTGCTAGCAGTACATActcttttaaaactatttaagGTGGTGTGTTTCTGTATGGctgttcacttaaaaaaaaaaaaaatgtcatactctCTCCCTGCTTTCAGAATGCACAGTTTAAGAATATACTTCAGATTTCTTTTTCCTGTTTGGCCCCATAACCTTCCTGCATTGAGGATGTTTGTGTTGTGtgattttaatattatttgtgtCATTTTGAATGAGTACATTGATACATTTTATCTGTGGAGAGTCtggggacatttcagctttaaccaGAGGCAAGTGATCAGTTTTTGCTGGGGTAAGCTCTTATTTGCACCTTCAATATGTTACTTTGGttatatgtacaggtgcatctcaataaattagaatgtcgtggaaaagttcatttatttcagtaattcaactcaaattgtgaaactcgtgtattaaataaattcaatacacacagactgaggtagtttaagtctttggttcttttaattgtaatgattttggctcatatttaacaaatcccaccaattcactatctcaaaaaattagaatacatcataagaccaataaaaaaaaacattttta
The DNA window shown above is from Myxocyprinus asiaticus isolate MX2 ecotype Aquarium Trade chromosome 40, UBuf_Myxa_2, whole genome shotgun sequence and carries:
- the LOC127431063 gene encoding high mobility group protein B3-like, translated to MAKGDPGKPKGKMSAYAYFVKTCREEHNKKDPGVTVNFSEFSKKCSGRWKTMSPKEKTKFEDLAKQDKARYDQEMMHYNPGKKGKKQKKDPNAPRRPPSGFFLFCGEHRSSIKVQNPSLGIGDVAKRLGEMWSNLSDSEKQPFLSKANKLKDKYRKDLADYRGKGKGSGGASSAKSKPKDDDDDEEEEDEEEEEEDDDEDD